A region of Burkholderiales bacterium JOSHI_001 DNA encodes the following proteins:
- a CDS encoding putative outer membrane lipoprotein (PFAM: Rickettsia 17 kDa surface antigen): protein MSTTVQRLAIVSAALLLGACAHHNRPVVQDNAPVYSESRSDPGSRRDHRGYREDRRSQRNDPYVEFGVVSSLDAVHASQTTSGGGALIGGVAGAVVGRQFGEKGGGRDLGTVLGAFVGVILGNEIERQNSKAQGYTRVRVQLEQGGERQFNLSQSGDLRVGDRVRIENNQVFRM from the coding sequence ATGTCCACCACCGTCCAACGTCTTGCCATCGTTTCCGCCGCCCTGTTGCTGGGCGCTTGCGCGCACCACAACCGCCCGGTGGTGCAGGACAACGCCCCGGTGTACTCGGAATCGCGGTCCGACCCGGGTTCCCGCCGCGACCACCGCGGCTACCGCGAAGACCGCCGCAGCCAGCGCAACGACCCCTACGTGGAGTTCGGCGTGGTCAGTTCCCTGGACGCGGTGCACGCGTCGCAGACCACCTCGGGCGGCGGCGCCTTGATCGGCGGCGTGGCCGGTGCCGTGGTGGGCCGCCAGTTCGGCGAAAAGGGCGGTGGCCGCGACCTGGGCACGGTGCTGGGCGCCTTCGTCGGGGTGATCCTGGGCAACGAGATCGAGCGCCAGAACAGCAAGGCCCAGGGCTACACCCGGGTGCGGGTGCAACTGGAGCAGGGTGGCGAACGCCAGTTCAACCTGTCGCAATCCGGCGACCTGCGTGTGGGCGACCGGGTGCGCATCGAGAACAACCAGGTCTTCCGCATGTGA